The genomic DNA AGATCGCCCGCTCTTCAGGTGAAACCTGTTCCAGCACGTAGTCGGCCGTATCCTGCCTTGGTGCCGGACGACCGACGCCGATCTTCAGCCGCACGAACTTCGGCGTGCCCAATGCTTCAATGACAGATTTGATGCCGTTGTGGCCGCCGCTGCCGCCGTCTTGCCTGATCCGCAAACGACCCGGTTCTAGATCCAGATCGTCCTGCACGACCACCAGGGCTTCCGGAGTCAGGCCTAGTTCGCGGAGGAGTCCCTTGAGGGGAGGACCACTGAGATTCATCCAGTCGAGGGTACTGGCGAGTTCGACGAGTTTGGAACCGGCGCGACCCGAGCCTCGCTGGGCCGCGCCTTTCCTGGTGAGCCGTATCGACCAACGCGCGGCCGCCCGTTCGATCACCCAACAACCGATATTATGCCGTGTGTCGGCATAGTCGGCTCCGGGATTGCCCAATCCAACGAGCAGGCGCAACGCAACTACTTCTTCTTTTCCGCTTCCTTCTTCGCAGGCGCTGCTCCGGCCTTGGGCGCGGCAGCCCCAGCCTTCGCGTCTCCCGCCTTGCCGGCCTCCGCACCCGCCGCTCCTTCAGCCACCGCTTTGCCCTTCACCGCCACTTCGGGCTCCTTGGCCCCCTCAGCGCCAGGTGCTCCGGCTGTGAGCAACGCTTCGAGCTTGGCATCGGTCATCGGCGCAGCCACACTCACGACCATGTGCTCGAGGTCATCCAAAAACCGCAACCCCTCGGTCTTCGGAATGTCCTTCAGGTGGATGCCCTGGTTGATTTGGAGCTGCGATGCATCGACCTCGATGAAATCGGGCAGGACAGACGGGAGACATTCGATGTGCAGCTGACGCAACACATGATGCAGCACCCCGCCTTCTTTCAGCCCAAGCGGCTGACCACCGGTCAAGTGCACCGGCACTTTGACGCGAATCGGCTTATCCATCGCCACTTCAAAAAAATCCGCGTGCAGGACGCTGCCCGTAATCGGATCGACCTGGAACTCCCGCAGCAACGCAGTACGCTTGGCCTTGCTCTTCGCGCCGTTGATGGCGAGGGAAATGAGCGCGGTGGATCCGGCTTGAGAGCGCAGAATTTTCACCAACTCATCGGGCTTGACTGAGAGCAGGAGACATTCCCCCTGCCCGTACAACACGGCCGGGACCCGACCTGCACGACGAAGTTGACGCGCGGGACCCTTGCCCCCACCCTCTCTGCTTTCAACGGTTAAATCGAATTTCATAATACTCCTCCTCGACCAGTCGCTCGACGCGGACGGCCTACACGAATAACGAACTTACTGATTCATCTTCATGGATACGTCGAATAGCTTCCCCGAAGAGAGGCGCCACCGACAACACCTTGAGTTTCGGACACTTCTGTTCCTTGCCACGCAGGGGAATCGAATCGGTCACCAGCACTTCCGTCAGACCGGACTGTTGGAGCCGCTCCAATGCGGGCCCCGATAACACGCCATGTGAACAACCGGCCCACACCTCACGCGCGCCTTTATCCAGGCAGGCCTGGGCGCCCTGCACGATCGTTCCTGCGGTATCGATCATATCGTCGAGGAGCAAGGCGCTCTTTCCCTGCACATCGCCGATGATATTCATCACCTGCGCCTGATTCGGTCCTTCGCGGCGCTTGTCGATAATGGCGAGGTTGGTCTGTAACCGTTTGGCAAACGCCCGGGCGCGCTCCACCCCTCCGGCATCCGGCGACACGACGACCAGATCTGCAATCTTCCGTTTCGTAATGTAGTCCATCAGAACAGGCAAGGCGTAGAGGTTGTCGACCGGAATATTGAAAAAACCTTGGATCTGGCTCGCATGGAGATCCATCGTCAACACCCGGTCGGCGCCGGCGGTGGTAATGATGTCTGCGACCAGTTTCGCGGAGATCGGCACACGCGGCTGATCCTTGCGGTCCTGCCTGGCGTAACCGAAATAGGGAATCACCGCCGTGATGCGGTTGGCGGACGAGCGTTTCAAAGCATCGATCATGATGAGCATTTCCATGATCGAGTCGTTCACCGGAGCACAGCAGGATTGGACGAGAAACACGTCCGCCCCACGGACATTCTCTTCTACACGAACCCGGATTTCCCCGTCGCTGAACGAGGATACCGTAGCCGCGCCGAGGGGCAGGTCGAGATACGAGCAAATCGCCCGCGCAAGCGCAGGATTGGCGCCGCCCGAAAAGAGCTTGAGTTCCCTGTTCATTCCACCCCTTCGATGCCGTACGAGGCGATGCCGATGCTGTAACGGTGCTTGTCGAATTCGTAAAAAAAAACGGTGGGCACGGACAGGACCCGCTGTGAGCCCCGCTGACCTCGCGCACTTGTCAGGACAAGAGGACGCCTACCCAAGCACAGCACAATAGCGAAAACGCTGGGAAGTTGTCAACCAATCTGCGGCAGGCGAAGCGTCCACCGTGCGATGTGGGTGGGGCGCTCAGCCACCTTTTGATAGATCGTGGCCTTGCCCTCTCTGGCCTTGCCCTTGAGGACTACGGTCTCAAGACTCAGACCGCGCTCGTGACCGGAGTACCCGCCGCCGGTACGGCGTAGGCCTTCATCTTCGGGTCAAGGGCAAACACAGAGGCAGCCCGCTCCGCATCGGCCTGCCCGGGAAATACCCCGAACATCGTGGCACCGCTCCCGGACAACAGGGCCACTTCAGCTCCCTGACTCAGCAATTGGCTCTTAATCTGGGCCAATACCGGATACTGCAAAAAAACGGGCGCCTCAAAATCATTCTCTACCAGGGGAATGATCTCGGACCAATCCACTGCAGCACGGCTGCCCAGTTGCTGCAATGCCGGAGAGAGAGGACGCACCCCCGCCCTGGTGGCAGACAGCTGCTGATAGGCCCACCTTGTTTCAACAGGAAAACCGGGATTCACCAGCACGATCCAGCGAGTGCCCGTCATCTGCATTGATCGCACCTGTTCACCTCGACCGGTGACGCAGGCGGCGGGCCCCATAAAAAAGAACGGCACGTCACTTCCCAGCTGTTGCCCCAACTCCGCCATCTGCTCAATCGGCCAGTTCAATCCCAACAGGCGAGTCAAGCCAAGAATGGTTGCCGCCGCGTCGCTGCTGCCGCCCCCCAAGCCGGCCCCCAGCGGGATGCGTTTGGTCAGGCTGATCGACAGATCGACGGGTCGATCGATTCGCGCCAACACGAGCTGCGCGGCTCGATAGACAAGATTACTCTGATCGGCCGCCAGTGCGGCATGGTCGCAGCGCAAGGCAATACGGGAGGTCGTGCCGGGCTGGACGGTAAGAGTCAGCTCATCGTCGAGTCCGACCGTGTGCATCAGCGACCAGATCGCGTGAAAGCCGTCAGGACGCCGTTCAAGCACGCGGAGGATCAGATTCACTTTCGCAGGAGTCAGAACACGCAGGCTGGTAGAGTTCACTCGCAGATTACTGGGCGGCGCTAATCCCGGCCTCCTTTGATTTCGTATTTTTCGAGACGGTACCGGAACGACCGGGTATTCAACCGCAACAACCGCGCGGCTCGCTTCTTGACCCACTGACTCCGTTCGAGCGCTTTCAACAGCAGATCCTTCTCGATCGTGTTGATGAGCCCTTCCAGGTCCAGGCCATCTTCAGGCAACTCAGACGGCAGGGCCTGCTGATTGCTCACCGGCTTGTGGAGCCATCCGCGAATATCCGCATCCGTCACCGACGATCCCGTTGTGAAGGCCACGACACGTTCGACGACGTTCTCCAATTCCCGAACGTTGCCTCGCCACTCATGCGCCAACAGCACGCGCATGGCCTCCTGGCTCATCGTCGGCACTGGTTTACCACTTTCTTTGGCAAATTTCTCCAGGAAATGTTGGCTCAACAACGGAATGTCGCCGGTCCGCATGCGCAACGGGGGAAGCTTGATCGGGATTACATCCAGCCGGTAGTACAGATCTTCCCGGAAGGCGCCCTCTGCGACGGCTTTCTCCAAATCACGGTTCGTGGCCGCGACGATGCGGACATCCACCTTCACATCCTGGGTCCCGCCCACCCGTCGGAACTCACGCTCCTGAATCACCCGCAGCAGCTTCACCTGGATGGCCGGTGTCGTATCGCCGATCTCATCGAGGAAGATCGTCCCGCCGTTCGCCACCTCGAACAGACCGGCTTTATTGGAGATCGCCCCGGTGAACGAACCCTTCATGTGGCCGAATAGTTCACTTTCAAGCAGAGTTTCCGGTACCGCGCTGCAGTTCACCGTCACGAACGGCATGGAAGCGCGCGCACTGTTGAAGTGGATCGCCCGAGCGACCAACTCTTTGCCGGTCCCGCTTTCCCCGCCGATCAACACATTGCTTTTCGAATCGGCCACCTTCTTGATGACGTCATAGACCTTCTGCATCGCCTCGCTCTGACCGATGATCCGAGAGAACGACGACTGGCTGGCCAGCTCCCGCTTCAGGAGCATATTCTCCGTCGATAATCGGCGCCGCTCGATCGCGTTGCGGATAATCAGTTGCACTTCATCGACCTGGAACGGCTTGGTGAGATAGTCGTAGGCGCCGTGCTTCATCGCCTCGACCGCCGAGTCGGCGGACGCAAAGGCCGTGATCATCAGCACCACGGTGTCCGGAGACGCAGCCTTGACGGCCTTCAGCACCTCGAGCCCGCCCACTCTGGGCATCTTGAGGTCGGTGATCACGAGATCGAAAATTTCCTTCTGCACTTGCGCGATCGCTTCATCCCCGTCCGAGGCCACGGTCACGGCATATCCGGCGCGCTTGAGCATGATGCTCAACACATCGCGCAAGCCCTGCTCATCATCGACGACTAAAATCTTTTCCACGGTTCCCTTCCTTCATGCCGGAGCCGGACACCCGTCTCTGCGGACTGCGGGAGACACACGACGAACCGTGCCCCGTGCCCGACCTCGCTCTCGACCTTGATCCACCCCTCGTGCAACTCCACAATGCGATGAACCTGGGCCAGCCCCAACCCGGAGCCTTCTTTTTTCGTCGTAAAAAACGGCAGAAAGATCTTGTCGAAATTCTGTTTGAGAATGCCTTCCCCGTTATCCTGGAACGCGATTTCGATGACGTCGGATCGGCGACCACCGACCTCCACCCGCCGCACTCCGGTGGCGATCGTCAGCGTCCCTCCGGCGGACATCGCATCGAAGGCGTTGGTGGCTAAATTCCAGAAGACCTGCTTCAGCTGGTCTTGATCGACCTGTGCCATGAGTTGGTTCGGCGCCATGCGGGAGACGATGGTGATGCCGGTTCGAGACCGCGCTTCATGTTGGATCAGATCCAATGTATCGGCAAGGACTTTGTTCAAATCGTGCTCGGCCAAATTCAACGCGGGGGGGCGGGCATATTGCAGAAACTCGGTGATGATATTGTCGAGCCGCTTGGCTTCCCGAATCGCGATATCCATCAAGCGCTGACTGGTGTCGTCTGACCCGACATCCTGCCGCAGCATCTGCATCGCCCCCGCAAGCGCGCCGAGCGGATTGCGGATTTCATGCGCCATGCCCGCCGACATTTCACCGAGATTGGCCAGCCATTCCCGCCGGCGCATCTCCTGCTCCAAGTAGCGGAGTTGCGTTAGATCCTTGAATACACAGACCAGGCCGCGCTGCGTGCCCTGTTCATGTAGCGGAGATACCGTCATTCCAAGTACCAAGCGGCTGCCGTCCGCATGCGAACATTCCACTTCAAATCGCAAGGGAGAGAGGGACGTCAAGGCGGCTTCCTCGGAGGGGGTACCGGGGTGCCAATTGAAGACATCCCGCCAGAGGCGCCCCTGCACGTCGGCAAAGGCATAGCCGGTGACTTCATGCGCCGCGGGGTTGAAGGACGTGATCCGCCCCTCCTCATCGGTCGTGAACACCCCGCTGCTGATACTTCGCACGATACTCTCGTGAAACACCTGCAGCCGGTTGAGCCCCTGTTCCTTCTCGCGCAACGACTGATCCGCATGACGAAGCTGGTCCGCCAACACTCCGCTTAAAAATCCCACCACCAGAAATGCCAACCCGTAGACCCCGAAGGTTTGCAGTGTCTCGGCGCCTTCCAGCCGGCTCGCAGGCAGCCAGCCGGAGGCATGCAGCAGCCCGAAATATTGGACCGCCGTGACCAGACCGAAGAGGAGCGTGCAACCGGCGCCGGTGACCAGCCCCACGCGTCGATGCGGGACGAGACTGGCGACGGTCACCGTAATGACATAGAGCACCGCAAAGGGACTTTCGATCCCCCCGGTCCTCGCGACCAGGACAGTCTCCAGGACAAAATCCAGCCCCACCTGCACCCATGTAAACGCCGTGAGCGCAGCGGGGGCGCTCAGCCGTCTCAGTAAGAGCGCGTAGGCGATGGTGGTGGCATAGGTGAGGATGATCAGGGCGGAGAAGGTCGGCACCAGTTCGCCGCGAGTGGACTGAAACGCCAGGGACAGCCCCAGCATCAGCGTCACCACGACCACACGAAGCCCCATGAGCCAATGGAGTCTGGTCTTCAGCTCAGGCATCGAGCGCTCGCCCGGCGACGTCCGGTACGGATCTGTCAGTGGCGATGTCTGGGAGGTCGAGCTGGAGGACGGCTCAGCACCGGTGGTTCGAACTGGAAGGGTCGAGGACAGCATGGGGGGCGCGTTGCCCTGATGGATGTGCAGCGCATGGCCCGTTTCGAAGATCGGACCATGCGCCGGAGAACGGACGCGACGGTGCAGCGTCGCTATTGGATGGCCTGCGCCA from Nitrospira sp. ND1 includes the following:
- the pth gene encoding aminoacyl-tRNA hydrolase encodes the protein MRLLVGLGNPGADYADTRHNIGCWVIERAAARWSIRLTRKGAAQRGSGRAGSKLVELASTLDWMNLSGPPLKGLLRELGLTPEALVVVQDDLDLEPGRLRIRQDGGSGGHNGIKSVIEALGTPKFVRLKIGVGRPAPRQDTADYVLEQVSPEERAIYVPCLERAVDALELLLNRDVATAMNQFNVREKAEGGERPS
- a CDS encoding 50S ribosomal protein L25 — translated: MKFDLTVESREGGGKGPARQLRRAGRVPAVLYGQGECLLLSVKPDELVKILRSQAGSTALISLAINGAKSKAKRTALLREFQVDPITGSVLHADFFEVAMDKPIRVKVPVHLTGGQPLGLKEGGVLHHVLRQLHIECLPSVLPDFIEVDASQLQINQGIHLKDIPKTEGLRFLDDLEHMVVSVAAPMTDAKLEALLTAGAPGAEGAKEPEVAVKGKAVAEGAAGAEAGKAGDAKAGAAAPKAGAAPAKKEAEKKK
- a CDS encoding ribose-phosphate pyrophosphokinase, whose translation is MNRELKLFSGGANPALARAICSYLDLPLGAATVSSFSDGEIRVRVEENVRGADVFLVQSCCAPVNDSIMEMLIMIDALKRSSANRITAVIPYFGYARQDRKDQPRVPISAKLVADIITTAGADRVLTMDLHASQIQGFFNIPVDNLYALPVLMDYITKRKIADLVVVSPDAGGVERARAFAKRLQTNLAIIDKRREGPNQAQVMNIIGDVQGKSALLLDDMIDTAGTIVQGAQACLDKGAREVWAGCSHGVLSGPALERLQQSGLTEVLVTDSIPLRGKEQKCPKLKVLSVAPLFGEAIRRIHEDESVSSLFV
- the ispE gene encoding 4-(cytidine 5'-diphospho)-2-C-methyl-D-erythritol kinase, with protein sequence MNSTSLRVLTPAKVNLILRVLERRPDGFHAIWSLMHTVGLDDELTLTVQPGTTSRIALRCDHAALAADQSNLVYRAAQLVLARIDRPVDLSISLTKRIPLGAGLGGGSSDAAATILGLTRLLGLNWPIEQMAELGQQLGSDVPFFFMGPAACVTGRGEQVRSMQMTGTRWIVLVNPGFPVETRWAYQQLSATRAGVRPLSPALQQLGSRAAVDWSEIIPLVENDFEAPVFLQYPVLAQIKSQLLSQGAEVALLSGSGATMFGVFPGQADAERAASVFALDPKMKAYAVPAAGTPVTSAV
- a CDS encoding sigma-54 dependent transcriptional regulator, whose amino-acid sequence is MEKILVVDDEQGLRDVLSIMLKRAGYAVTVASDGDEAIAQVQKEIFDLVITDLKMPRVGGLEVLKAVKAASPDTVVLMITAFASADSAVEAMKHGAYDYLTKPFQVDEVQLIIRNAIERRRLSTENMLLKRELASQSSFSRIIGQSEAMQKVYDVIKKVADSKSNVLIGGESGTGKELVARAIHFNSARASMPFVTVNCSAVPETLLESELFGHMKGSFTGAISNKAGLFEVANGGTIFLDEIGDTTPAIQVKLLRVIQEREFRRVGGTQDVKVDVRIVAATNRDLEKAVAEGAFREDLYYRLDVIPIKLPPLRMRTGDIPLLSQHFLEKFAKESGKPVPTMSQEAMRVLLAHEWRGNVRELENVVERVVAFTTGSSVTDADIRGWLHKPVSNQQALPSELPEDGLDLEGLINTIEKDLLLKALERSQWVKKRAARLLRLNTRSFRYRLEKYEIKGGRD
- a CDS encoding ATP-binding protein translates to MPELKTRLHWLMGLRVVVVTLMLGLSLAFQSTRGELVPTFSALIILTYATTIAYALLLRRLSAPAALTAFTWVQVGLDFVLETVLVARTGGIESPFAVLYVITVTVASLVPHRRVGLVTGAGCTLLFGLVTAVQYFGLLHASGWLPASRLEGAETLQTFGVYGLAFLVVGFLSGVLADQLRHADQSLREKEQGLNRLQVFHESIVRSISSGVFTTDEEGRITSFNPAAHEVTGYAFADVQGRLWRDVFNWHPGTPSEEAALTSLSPLRFEVECSHADGSRLVLGMTVSPLHEQGTQRGLVCVFKDLTQLRYLEQEMRRREWLANLGEMSAGMAHEIRNPLGALAGAMQMLRQDVGSDDTSQRLMDIAIREAKRLDNIITEFLQYARPPALNLAEHDLNKVLADTLDLIQHEARSRTGITIVSRMAPNQLMAQVDQDQLKQVFWNLATNAFDAMSAGGTLTIATGVRRVEVGGRRSDVIEIAFQDNGEGILKQNFDKIFLPFFTTKKEGSGLGLAQVHRIVELHEGWIKVESEVGHGARFVVCLPQSAETGVRLRHEGREPWKRF